The DNA sequence GGGCAACGACccccctaattttaattttttacatgtaaattatatgtaaattttagtttagtcccccttaaaattttattttagtcttattttattgtgtaaatattttttgcCCCCTTCTAATATTTTATCTAGTTTTgcccctatatatatatatatatgatttaaaaatagttttaaaacATATAGTTGATACTATTATTTAGTGCtggtttatttatattttctgcAGAAAAATCTTGAGGAACTATGGGCACTACTTAACTTCTTGTTACATAACATATTTAATTCATCTAAGGATTTTTTCCAGTGGTTTAATAAGCCATTTGAGAGTGCTGGAGATAACTCGCCAGATGAAGTAAGCTATGGATAATGTTTTGATCTATTGATATTTGAAGTCTTCATGGTTAACTGTCAACCTCATTATTCTGCTTGTCTGATTTCAAACTTATAACAAGGCCTTACTATCTGAGGAGGAGAACCTCTTGATCATCAATCGTTTGCACCAAGTTCTGAGACCATTCGTACTTCGGAggcttaaacacaaggtatcTTAATAAGTCCAACTGCCTAAGATTACTATGCTACTGCTCCTGAGTTCTGTTTTTCTGCATACTATgatcttgttttattttattttttttaaaaaaaaaaagaaaaggaacgATAATTTTTATGTGGCTTCTTATTTTTGTTATGGTTCATGTATTCATTAATTCATTCTAGTTGCTtctatgaaataaaattatgaaGATTTAACTACAAAGTTGGCTATTGAGAAAGGGCAATCTCAAGGTCGGGATGCATCCTATCTGAAGTTTTTGAGTGACAGTATCATCCCAATTTTGGTGGATGCTTTACATAAGGTATTCCGTATACAAGTTTATATGTTTTTAGATGCATCTATATGAAATTTATTAGGTTTTTACAGCATGAGTAAGTTTTTATTATGATCTGAATCCTTAGGGGGTTGTTGATCAGTCTCGCAATATGGAGCTTTTGTATGGTGCTCTCAAAAATTCACTTCTCTCTTACACACTCTCTAAATTtgcatactttttttttcactatgCAGGAACTGAACTAGCTGAAAGAATGTGTTATGGGAATATTTATGAACTTGGTCACATTCTTGGTTGGAATTTTGAATCTTCCATAAGCTAAATCTACTACAATATTAACACATTTTGTTGATGTATAgttgttatttattattatagttgatgtatcaatacactttgtttattttttgaattatattgGCTTCCTTgtaaattactttttttttcagtttGATAATACAATAATTttgcttatttttttaaatattataaatattcgaatacaaattagataaataattttatttattaaatttatatttattttgtatgaaaaaaggTGTATTTTGCaatgaaaaatccaaaaaaacaATTATCTTGCTGATGGAtttacagacgaattttctgTTTGTATTCAAAGTTtgaaaaatccgtctgtaattatcGACTGAAAATCCATCGAAAAATCTGTTTGTAATTATAGACTGAAAATccatctgtaattacagacgaaaaatccgtctgtaaccGTCGAAAAGTTTGTCGCCTTCGAAAAAATGGATGCAGAATTTACAGAGGAAAAATCTGTCGGTAACTggtaaaaatccgtctgtaattttcTGACGgaaaaaaaatccgtcggtaaataattttcGACGGGActtttacagagggacaaaatctgtcggtaatttcgtcggtaacaaaaaattcgtctgtaataaagactaaatccgtctgtaaatctgtctgtattaatTCATTTTCTAATTGTGACGTGGCTGATGAGGCACAAATTAGACGATCCGATTTGTGTACCTGCCCAGCCTAAAATCAGAACGTCGTCTGATTACTTAGTTCAAATCAGTATGTCCGATTTTTCGATCCTAACTATCACATTTGAGTAAAATACCCTACACTTTCATAACCGTGTTATACACCTTATGTCGcccaatataaaaaataaaatcgtGCATGGACGTAGTAGATCGTTTTTATAGACAAAACGGTGTTGTTCATGCTGTTGGATACATCAATGAACAAATTAgtgtattaatttttgtttaatttaaaaaaattatattagattATAAATGATAGTGttataattaactaaaaatgGAATTTAAATTGTAGTGTtgttaaattagaaataatagtGATATTAATCTAGAAatgattttgtaaaaaaatagaaatgatAATGTTATTATTGGTCACTATTAATGATACAATTTGAAGtagtcattttttttaaattatttagtaacgtgtaatttttcattttatattctttaagtgaaatatatatatattaaataataaaaaaatactttaccaaataaatgaagaaaaaaataaaagaattcacctcgtaataattaaaattaaataagaatatATTAGGATACGTGATGTACATTGAATTAGGATAAGGTTTAGGATAATGAATGTGTTAATACCTAATAGGTTGTTTAGATTTTAGGATAAGGTTTGAATGATATTAGTTTTTTTAAGTTATAAgaaatttgttaattaattattgaggAAGAAGGATATATCTTTCACTCTCTAAAGATTGAAAACTGTCATATTGAGTTAGCATGCCATTGCCAACATAAATGAACATGTTGATAATGACAACAATAAATTTGAGGTAACTATCATCAGGGcagagattttttttattataaattaaaaaaattaatcgaattttaatttttaaaatatatttttttttagttagagTGAATTCCACACACTTCCGAcgaattttgttatttttataatacatttaagttttaaataataaatttggaaaggaaaaaatattttttttatagaactATATATATGCATTTTTATTCACGTGCAACAATATAATCCATAAATAGATAGAGGCTAGTAGgtttattttcattcatcagaTTACAATTTATAACACAAGCAAGCATTGACCATGTGAGCAGCTTAAGagtatttttctttgttcagtCATTCAAAATTACCATATAAAATCTTTCCTCTGGTACTTTCCTCcttcctcctctttttttttcttccatttttctttctttgatttATCTTTCTTCACCCGAttctttttattatgttttctcttcttctttcacAAATCTTTCATATTTTCTgcctttaaaatttttatgtatatattatgtttattagaCAAGTGTAGTGAAgaagacataaaaaaatatatattattctaGTTCAAATAATGTTATGTTATAAggagaaattaaattaaaaaatttacgTCTTTTAtctgttatatttttattatgttttatattattaatagtTGACTAAACTGTCAATTAAGTGATCgaagaacaaaaataattaatttataatttttaaaagattaatttaattattaatctataaaattatatatatttacaaagtaaaagtataaaaaaattttaaaatgtatCGATACActgatattttaataatttttaactattaattttaattataaaaaatatataatatatataattaagattaacgattaaaattttctaaaatattaGTACACTAGTATACTCGTATATTTAAAAGTTTTCTAAAAGTATAACAAATAAAagtcttaatttttttttaaatttctgaTTAATTTACTTGTGTGTCAATGTAGGACGAGATAGATAGTGCCAAAATCTATCGTCTTATTATCATTCCTACTTTatcttaaaaatatataataatattaattttttagggATCGTATTATTAAATAAGAAATACTATGAATCAATAGAATTTGTGATGTATAGTCATTAATTAgttatcattaatatttttaataatgtgaGATAATATTTAACGgcataaaattatttattttccttttgatgATTAAATATTGGTCTCCTAGATTTTCTCTTATTAAATTgtttgtaataataatattctTATCTCTTTTTTTCATATTTCATATAAAATCCTACCCGTGTAACGatttacataaaataaaaataagaccTGAATATAATCATTCTCCATTTGTTATATTTGTTACCATTTATTTGATCATGTTATTAATTATTCCATAACATCAAAGAAGAGGAATGGATACACAGCAAGTAGTCCTCCACATGAACCATGGCACAGGAGATAATAGCTATGCTAATAACTCCATCATTCAGGtacacaaataataataataataataataacaatattcTCTTTATTTCTCTGTAAAATTGCTCACATCTCAACActattagttaattagttaacCAATAGGCCAGTTTGAGTTCAACATACATGCCCACTTTCATGTttcatcaatatatatatatatatataatatgaaagataatttgtaaaaagaaaagaaaacatttttttaattattttttatattttttatacaaaataaaaaaaatacaagcCGAATCCATCTTAGCTTAGTACTAAGTATGTGATATTAAAGTGGAAGAAAAATACATTTATTAGTCCCATGATTGATATATAAGTACTTTTTATCCGAACAAATTTTATATATGGAAATGTTAGGTAAACAATGACTATCTTGAATAATATGAATAACTATCAATCAAATGAAAATATACTACACCTTAATTTAAtactattaattaaatttactcTTTTAACTTCATTAATTCACATTGTTTACACATTATTCAAAAAGTTTATTAGttacctatactttttcttttatatattatctattcTGTATTCTCCTCTAAAAGATATTGGTAGTTCacacaaaaattattattaattaaagaCCAAATTTGAACAAAAAGGAATTTCGCTTATGCCGTTTCATGAGTGACAacgaaattaattaattaacattaTTATGTTCTATATGACACTAATATATGAATGT is a window from the Arachis stenosperma cultivar V10309 chromosome 3, arast.V10309.gnm1.PFL2, whole genome shotgun sequence genome containing:
- the LOC130965263 gene encoding chromatin structure-remodeling complex protein SYD-like, translating into MNKHDRPKLSKIHWHYIIIDEGHRIKNASCKLNADLKHYQISHRLLLTGTPLQVLIYIYIWRSQKNLEELWALLNFLLHNIFNSSKDFFQWFNKPFESAGDNSPDEALLSEEENLLIINRLHQVLRPFVLRRLKHKLLL